A single Thermosynechococcus vestitus BP-1 DNA region contains:
- a CDS encoding RNA-guided endonuclease InsQ/TnpB family protein: protein MEKAFSYRFYPTTEQESLLRRTLGCVRLVYNRALAARTEAWYERKERLDYIQTSALLTQWKKQDDLQFLNEVSCVPLQQALRHLQSAFSNFFAGRAKYPNFKKKRNGGSAEFTKSAFRWKDGKVFLAKCNEPLNIPWSRRLPDGVEPSTVTIRLNPAGQWYISLRFDDPRELTLQPVDPSVGLDVGISSLITLSTGEKIANPKHFNRYYKRLRKAQRSLSRKQKGSRNWDKARLKVAKIHQKISDARKDHLHQLTTRLIRENQTIVIESLAVKNMVKNRQLARSISDAGWGELVRQLEYKAQWYGRTLVKIDRWFPSSKRCGQCGHIVEWLPLSVREWDCPKCGAHHDRDINAAGNILAVGHTVTVCGAGVRPDRHTSGGQLRRSRKSQK from the coding sequence GTGGAAAAGGCTTTCAGTTACCGCTTCTACCCAACGACCGAGCAGGAATCCCTGCTTCGGAGAACATTGGGCTGTGTTCGGTTGGTTTATAATCGAGCACTGGCAGCGAGAACAGAAGCCTGGTATGAACGAAAAGAGAGACTTGACTACATTCAAACCTCTGCCTTGCTTACTCAGTGGAAGAAGCAAGATGACCTTCAGTTTTTGAATGAGGTTAGCTGTGTTCCCTTGCAGCAGGCATTGAGACATCTGCAATCTGCTTTCAGTAACTTCTTTGCAGGTCGGGCAAAATATCCCAACTTCAAAAAGAAACGCAATGGCGGTAGCGCAGAATTCACCAAGTCTGCTTTTAGGTGGAAAGACGGAAAAGTATTCTTGGCAAAGTGCAACGAACCGCTGAATATTCCCTGGTCGAGACGGCTTCCAGATGGTGTTGAACCATCCACGGTGACCATCAGGCTTAACCCTGCTGGACAGTGGTACATCAGTCTGAGGTTTGATGACCCCAGAGAGTTGACACTGCAGCCCGTCGACCCGTCGGTTGGTTTGGACGTAGGGATTAGCAGCCTCATTACCCTGAGTACAGGGGAAAAGATTGCCAACCCCAAGCACTTTAACCGCTACTACAAACGACTCCGTAAGGCGCAGCGGTCTTTGAGTCGCAAACAAAAAGGCTCTCGCAATTGGGATAAGGCGCGGTTGAAAGTTGCCAAGATTCACCAGAAAATCTCTGATGCCAGAAAAGACCATTTGCACCAGTTGACGACTCGATTGATACGTGAAAACCAAACGATCGTAATCGAGTCGTTGGCTGTGAAAAACATGGTCAAGAACCGTCAGCTTGCCCGATCCATCAGTGATGCTGGATGGGGCGAACTGGTACGGCAATTGGAATACAAAGCCCAGTGGTATGGTCGGACACTGGTGAAGATTGACCGATGGTTTCCCAGTTCTAAACGCTGTGGACAGTGTGGTCACATTGTTGAGTGGTTGCCATTGAGTGTCCGAGAATGGGACTGTCCTAAGTGTGGGGCGCACCATGACCGGGATATAAATGCCGCTGGGAATATTTTGGCCGTGGGACACACGGTTACAGTCTGTGGAGCGGGTGTAAGACCTGATAGACATACGTCTGGAGGGCAACTGCGAAGAAGCAGAAAGTCCCAAAAGTGA